The genomic region CGCGGCTACCGTCGTCCTTGAACACGATGCAGTCGCGGACGAGGGCCAGCCCACGGCGGGGCGCACACCACTGCGCAGTCGGCGTTCCGATGCGGGCCTCCGTTCCATCCGACACAACCAATGCCGCATTGAACGCGAAAAAAAAGATATCAGCCTTGTAGGTCTGAAGCTGCTGGAACGCCGACCGGTCCGTCGCGTGCTCGTCGGCCGGGTTCTTCAGTTCGATGACGCCCAGTGGCAGCCCGGTGACAAGCAGCATGCTGTCCGGCCGGCGTTCGTGCTTCTTCTCGACGACCGTGAACTGGTTGACTGCAAGCCACTGCGAGCCAATCCAATCCGGCAGGATCTGCGTCC from Acidobacteriota bacterium harbors:
- a CDS encoding type I restriction endonuclease subunit R codes for the protein MALLGAARYAFAEATWTQILPDWIGSQWLAVNQFTVVEKKHERRPDSMLLVTGLPLGVIELKNPADEHATDRSAFQQLQTYKADIFFFAFNAALVVSDGTEARIGTPTAQWCAPRRGLALVRDCIVFKDDGSRALAGKMAGYHQFHAVETAVFGVNYFCR